The Desulfobacterales bacterium genome contains the following window.
CACGGTGACCGGTTCGGCTTGCATGAATTTAATAAAATTGGGATAACAGGCATAATGCGGGTCGGAAATAATGACCTGATCGCCCTCCTCCAATAGGACCGCGAACAGCGAAAACATGGCCGGCGAGGTGCCGGAGGTTATGACAACCTGGTCGGGATGGACCGATGCCCCATAGGTGTCGTGGTAGTATTCACAAATGGCTTCCCTGAGCTCAACCATGCCCATGCTATGGGTATAATGGGTATAGCCATCGTCCAAGGCCTTGCAGGCGGCTTCCTTGATGCACGCCGGGGTGTCAAAATCCGGCTCGCCCACTTCCAGATGAATGATGGAAATCCCTTTGCGTTCCATCGCATGGGCTCTTTCCAGAACATCCATAACAATAAAGGACGTAATATCTTTCATTCGCTTTGTGATCATTCAGTCTGCCTCATGCGGGCTAAACCACCTTATTCAGGGGATACTCGATAATTCCTTCGGCTCCTTTTTTCAGCAGCTCCGGTATCAGTTCTCTCACGACATTGGTGCCTACAACGGTTTCAACCGAGAACCAGTCTGACTGGTACAAAGATGCGATGGTCGGCGCATTCAGGCTGGGAAGCAGCTTCACGATCGTTTCAAGGTTTTTTTGGGGCACATTCATCTTCAGCCCCACCAGCTTCTCCCCCAGCAGCGCGCCTTTGAGCAGGAGCGCAATTTGCTCGATTTTTTCCCTTTTAAAAGGATCCTTCCAGGCTTTGCGGTTGGCGATCAACTGGGTGTTGGTCTGCATCAGCTCATGAATGATTTTAAGCCCGTGGGCCTTGATGGTGCTTTCGGTTTCCGTAACCTCCACAATCGCGTCCGCCAGCCCCGACACAACCTTTGCTTCCGTGGCCCCCCAGGAAAATTCGATCTGCACATCTATTTTGCGTTCGGAGAAATACCGCTGGGTAAATTGAACCAGTTCCGTCGCGATTTTCTTGCCCTTGAGGTCCTCAAGCGTTTTAATCTCCGAGTCGTACGGCACTGCCAAGACCCATCTGGCCGGCCGTGAGCTCACTTTTGAATAAACCAGATCGCTGACAACATGAACGTCTGATTTGTTTTCGGCAATCCAGTCCTTGCCGGTCAGGCCGGCATCCATCGTGCCGTTTTCAACATAGCGTGACATCTCCTGGGCCCTGCAGATGGCGCACTCAATATGCTCATCATCTATTTCA
Protein-coding sequences here:
- the hisG gene encoding ATP phosphoribosyltransferase; its protein translation is MKKLLKLGIPKGSLQAATVALFKRSGWTININGRSYFPEIDDEHIECAICRAQEMSRYVENGTMDAGLTGKDWIAENKSDVHVVSDLVYSKVSSRPARWVLAVPYDSEIKTLEDLKGKKIATELVQFTQRYFSERKIDVQIEFSWGATEAKVVSGLADAIVEVTETESTIKAHGLKIIHELMQTNTQLIANRKAWKDPFKREKIEQIALLLKGALLGEKLVGLKMNVPQKNLETIVKLLPSLNAPTIASLYQSDWFSVETVVGTNVVRELIPELLKKGAEGIIEYPLNKVV